The proteins below are encoded in one region of Tessaracoccus aquimaris:
- a CDS encoding HNH endonuclease, which yields MIGELAVREALMRWLDARTDPVVDQLFLKGFEYQGQRIAIAGQQGIMKPRSLQAAISIRTAYTEPTQTPPYADSVGADGLQRYKYRGDDPNHYDNRALRRAFQDRLPIVWFVGVARGRYEPIYPVYVIADDPANLEFTLAVDEGQRHLGTGDLSVDARAYALRLTKQRLHQPIFRRQVLLAYDGKCSICRLKHLELLDAAHILADGKPNGQPVVPNGISLCKIHHAAFDANLLGIRPDLTLHVRDDVLQETDGWMLAGGIQGVHNTSLEILPRARALRPDTERLEERYAEFLAYT from the coding sequence ATGATCGGTGAGTTGGCGGTGCGCGAGGCCCTTATGCGGTGGCTCGATGCCCGGACCGATCCCGTCGTCGACCAGCTGTTCCTCAAGGGCTTCGAGTATCAGGGCCAACGGATAGCCATCGCGGGACAGCAAGGGATCATGAAGCCGCGATCCCTGCAGGCAGCCATCTCGATCAGGACCGCCTACACGGAACCGACGCAGACGCCGCCCTACGCTGACTCCGTCGGAGCCGATGGCCTCCAGCGCTACAAGTACCGCGGCGACGACCCAAACCACTACGACAACCGGGCGCTCCGGCGCGCCTTCCAGGACCGGCTTCCGATCGTGTGGTTCGTCGGAGTAGCGCGGGGACGCTACGAGCCGATCTATCCGGTCTACGTGATCGCCGACGATCCGGCTAACCTCGAGTTCACCCTCGCCGTCGATGAGGGCCAGCGGCACCTGGGGACCGGGGATCTGTCCGTTGATGCGCGTGCCTACGCCCTGCGGCTCACCAAGCAGAGGCTCCACCAGCCGATCTTCCGTAGGCAGGTGCTGCTCGCCTACGACGGCAAGTGTTCGATCTGCCGCTTGAAGCATCTGGAACTGCTCGATGCGGCGCACATCCTGGCGGACGGGAAGCCGAACGGGCAGCCGGTCGTTCCGAACGGGATCTCATTGTGCAAGATCCACCACGCCGCCTTCGACGCCAACCTTCTCGGCATCCGGCCAGACCTCACTCTGCACGTCAGGGACGATGTGCTTCAGGAAACAGACGGCTGGATGCTTGCGGGAGGCATCCAAGGAGTCCACAACACGTCCCTGGAGATCCTCCCAAGGGCTCGGGCCCTGCGCCCAGACACAGAGAGGCTCGAGGAGAGATACGCCGAGTTCCTGGCGTACACCTAG
- a CDS encoding PRD domain-containing protein, with product MAPVTVKKVYNNNVVLAVEDDGTDIVLLGKGVGFGRKPGDSVDGSAGQRFISDATYRATHLAEMLAGATWEQASVAQRIVDLAHQRLGITVSQAILLPVLDHLSFAVRRAEAGLEIDFPLKWEVAQVYPEEAAVGRRALAIANHALGVRLQSDEWVAFALHLINQRWARVDLEGAPRLTDVIEAAFVELERRWGTPVDRASMGAARFATHLRYLMVRVSEDRQLTDTPMDIMGAMRLSQPSAAEAAERLGVVVGERLGRSLTAEEVAYLALHAGRLLNEVDAPRAG from the coding sequence ATGGCGCCGGTCACCGTCAAGAAGGTGTACAACAACAACGTCGTCCTCGCGGTCGAGGACGACGGCACCGACATCGTCCTCCTCGGAAAGGGCGTCGGCTTCGGCCGCAAACCAGGGGACAGCGTCGACGGCTCCGCCGGGCAGCGGTTCATCTCCGACGCCACGTACCGCGCGACCCACCTCGCCGAGATGCTGGCGGGCGCCACCTGGGAGCAGGCGAGCGTGGCGCAACGGATCGTGGACCTGGCCCACCAACGGCTCGGCATCACCGTCTCGCAGGCCATCCTGCTGCCCGTCCTCGACCACCTCAGCTTCGCCGTCCGACGCGCAGAGGCGGGCCTCGAGATCGACTTCCCGCTGAAGTGGGAGGTCGCACAGGTTTACCCGGAGGAGGCGGCCGTCGGTCGCAGGGCCCTCGCGATCGCCAACCACGCGCTCGGCGTCCGGTTGCAGTCCGACGAATGGGTCGCCTTCGCGCTGCACCTCATCAACCAGCGGTGGGCGCGCGTCGACCTGGAGGGCGCACCCCGACTCACCGACGTCATCGAGGCCGCCTTCGTGGAACTGGAGCGGCGCTGGGGAACCCCGGTCGACCGGGCCAGCATGGGCGCCGCCCGTTTCGCGACCCACCTGCGCTACCTGATGGTGCGGGTCTCCGAGGACAGGCAACTGACCGACACCCCGATGGACATCATGGGCGCGATGCGCCTGTCGCAGCCCAGCGCGGCCGAGGCCGCGGAGCGTCTCGGTGTCGTCGTCGGGGAACGGCTCGGCAGATCGCTGACGGCCGAGGAGGTCGCCTACCTGGCGCTGCACGCCGGTCGCCTCCTGAACGAGGTCGATGCCCCGCGGGCGGGATGA
- a CDS encoding PTS sugar transporter subunit IIA, with protein sequence MTETAVEETAEASPATAAPKGEPVGLVKPVLGHIVTLEEVPDPVFSGRVMGDGFAVIPTDGTFRAPVAGKLMLVAKTLHAYAIKADNGAEVLVHIGIDTVKLKGEGFIGLRDQGDRVEVGDPIVQVDMAAVTPQVPSMATPVLVTNSKKFAVSAVDLGATDGEPVVTVTPK encoded by the coding sequence GTGACCGAGACCGCCGTGGAGGAGACCGCCGAGGCGTCTCCCGCCACGGCGGCACCCAAGGGCGAGCCGGTCGGTCTCGTCAAGCCTGTGCTCGGCCACATCGTCACCCTCGAGGAGGTGCCCGACCCCGTCTTCTCCGGCCGGGTGATGGGGGACGGCTTCGCGGTGATCCCCACCGACGGCACCTTCCGGGCCCCGGTGGCGGGCAAGCTCATGCTGGTGGCCAAGACGCTGCACGCGTACGCCATCAAGGCCGACAACGGTGCTGAGGTGCTCGTCCACATCGGCATCGACACGGTCAAGCTGAAGGGCGAGGGCTTCATCGGCCTGCGCGACCAGGGCGACCGCGTCGAGGTCGGGGACCCGATCGTCCAGGTCGACATGGCCGCGGTGACCCCGCAGGTGCCGTCCATGGCGACCCCGGTGCTCGTCACGAACTCGAAGAAGTTCGCGGTCTCGGCCGTCGACCTCGGCGCCACCGACGGCGAACCCGTCGTCACCGTCACGCCCAAGTAG
- a CDS encoding PTS transporter subunit EIIC: MTTKNVEPATKKGGLRIPGFAQLQRLGKSLMLPIALLPAAGILLRLGQDDLLGRIDAPVIGPFFDAMSAAGNAIFANLPLLFAVGVAIGFAKKADGSTALSAVAGYLVIDGVFKSMSPVVLKGVVDKAGDQAMINYGVFAGIIVGLLTAWLFDKYHDIKLPTYLGFFGGRRFVPIVVSLATLITGFALSYFYPIFNAGLTSLGQFIAASGFLGAFTYGFVNRMLIPLGLHHIVNSYIWFIYGDYTTANGVVTGELTRFAAGDPTAGALTAGFYPILMFGLPAAALAMIHVAKPGQKKIAAGILTAAGLTAFLTGITEPLEFAFMFVAFPLYVVHAVLTGLSMAIAYLLDIHLGFSFSAGLIDLLLYGSAPAAKNIPLLVVMGLAFAVFYYFLFRFVIVKWNMMTPGRADLEDIEDVEAQGDGPIGDAARAEQLIAAFGGRENLLLVDACITRLRIEVEDKAKVNQARLKALGAAGVIEVGNNVQAIFGTQADSLKASMQAALAANPTAPPWSWRPRRAPRSPRP; the protein is encoded by the coding sequence ATGACGACCAAGAATGTGGAACCAGCCACCAAGAAGGGCGGGCTGCGCATCCCGGGCTTCGCCCAACTCCAGCGCCTGGGCAAGTCGCTGATGCTTCCCATCGCACTACTTCCCGCCGCGGGCATCCTGCTGAGGCTCGGCCAGGACGACCTGCTCGGCAGGATCGACGCCCCTGTGATCGGCCCGTTCTTCGACGCCATGAGCGCCGCAGGCAACGCCATCTTCGCCAACCTGCCCCTGCTGTTCGCCGTCGGCGTCGCCATCGGCTTCGCCAAGAAGGCCGACGGATCGACCGCGCTGTCCGCGGTCGCCGGCTACCTCGTCATCGACGGTGTGTTCAAGTCCATGTCCCCGGTCGTCCTCAAGGGCGTCGTCGACAAGGCGGGCGACCAGGCGATGATCAACTACGGCGTGTTCGCGGGCATCATCGTCGGCCTGCTCACGGCCTGGCTGTTCGACAAGTACCACGACATCAAACTGCCGACCTACCTCGGGTTCTTCGGCGGTCGCCGCTTCGTGCCGATCGTGGTGTCGCTTGCCACCCTGATCACGGGCTTCGCGCTCAGCTACTTCTACCCGATCTTCAACGCGGGCCTGACCAGCCTCGGCCAGTTCATCGCAGCGTCCGGCTTCCTCGGGGCCTTCACCTACGGCTTCGTGAACCGGATGCTGATCCCGCTCGGCCTGCACCACATCGTCAACAGCTACATCTGGTTCATCTACGGCGACTACACCACCGCCAACGGCGTCGTCACGGGCGAACTGACCCGGTTCGCCGCGGGCGACCCGACCGCCGGTGCGCTGACCGCTGGCTTCTACCCGATCCTGATGTTCGGCCTACCCGCAGCGGCGCTCGCCATGATCCATGTCGCCAAGCCCGGCCAGAAGAAGATCGCGGCGGGCATCCTGACCGCCGCTGGCCTGACCGCCTTCCTGACGGGCATCACCGAGCCGCTCGAGTTCGCGTTCATGTTCGTGGCGTTCCCGCTGTACGTCGTGCACGCCGTGCTCACCGGCCTGTCGATGGCGATCGCCTATCTGCTCGATATCCATCTCGGCTTCTCGTTCTCGGCCGGCTTGATCGACCTGTTGCTCTACGGCTCGGCGCCGGCCGCGAAGAACATCCCGCTTCTTGTCGTGATGGGCCTGGCCTTCGCCGTGTTCTACTACTTCCTGTTCCGCTTCGTGATCGTGAAGTGGAACATGATGACGCCCGGCCGCGCAGACCTTGAGGACATCGAGGACGTCGAGGCCCAGGGCGATGGGCCGATCGGCGACGCCGCACGGGCAGAGCAGCTCATCGCGGCCTTCGGTGGCCGCGAGAACCTGCTGCTCGTTGACGCCTGCATCACCCGGCTCAGGATCGAGGTCGAGGACAAGGCCAAGGTCAACCAGGCGCGGCTCAAGGCGCTCGGAGCGGCGGGCGTCATCGAGGTCGGCAACAACGTCCAGGCGATCTTCGGCACCCAGGCCGATTCGCTGAAGGCCTCCATGCAGGCGGCCCTCGCGGCGAATCCGACCGCGCCCCCGTGGAGTTGGCGGCCGCGGCGAGCGCCCCGGTCGCCGAGACCGTGA
- the aspS gene encoding aspartate--tRNA ligase: MIRTHEAGTLRASDVGQEVTLAGWVAKRRDHGGVAFIDLRDASGICQIVVRDEYLESAGIHDLRNEFCIKVTGVVDARTAENVNPNIPTGEVEVAIRELEVLNPAAPLPFQIDERTTVGEEARLKHRYLDLRRPRQHEALVLRSKVTHVIRDVLDRNNFYDIETPTLTRSTPEGARDFIVPARLHPGKWYALPQSPQLFKQLLMVGGMERYYQIARCYRDEDFRADRQPEFTQLDIEMSFVDQDDVIALAEQIMAACWELIGVEMSLPLPRMSWHDAMNDYGSDKPDLRFDLKIRELTDYFKDTPFRVFQAAYVGGVVMPGGASLPRRQFDAWQEWAKQRGAKGLAYITVGEDGTLGGPVAKNISDAERDGIAAAMDAKPGDAIFFGAGARESSQELLGAARLEIGRRTGLIDEDAWSFLWVVDAPMFKSTAEAEASGDVALGHSKWTAVHHAFTSPKPESMDSFDTDPGSALSYGYDFVCNGNEVGGGSIRIHRRDVQERVFKVMGITDEEAQAKFGFLLDAFSFGAPPHGGIAFGLDRLVMLLGGFDTIRDVIAFPKSGGGFDPLTEAPAEISAQQRKEAGVDFKPEPKKDEAAPEAPSKA; this comes from the coding sequence GTGATCCGCACTCACGAAGCAGGCACGCTGCGCGCCTCCGACGTCGGCCAGGAAGTCACGCTCGCCGGATGGGTGGCCAAGCGCCGCGACCACGGCGGCGTCGCCTTCATCGATCTGCGCGACGCGTCGGGCATCTGCCAGATCGTCGTCCGGGACGAGTACCTCGAATCCGCAGGCATCCACGATCTGCGCAACGAGTTCTGCATCAAGGTCACCGGCGTCGTCGACGCCCGCACCGCCGAGAACGTGAACCCCAACATCCCCACCGGTGAGGTCGAGGTCGCGATCCGCGAACTGGAGGTCCTGAACCCCGCAGCGCCGCTGCCGTTCCAGATCGACGAGCGAACCACCGTCGGCGAGGAGGCCCGCCTCAAGCACCGCTACCTCGACCTGCGTCGGCCCCGCCAGCATGAGGCGCTCGTGCTGCGCTCGAAGGTGACCCACGTCATCCGCGACGTGCTCGACCGTAACAACTTCTACGACATCGAGACCCCGACGCTGACCCGCTCGACGCCGGAGGGCGCGCGCGACTTCATCGTCCCGGCCCGCCTGCACCCCGGCAAGTGGTACGCCCTCCCGCAGAGCCCCCAGCTCTTCAAGCAGTTGCTGATGGTCGGTGGCATGGAGCGCTACTACCAGATCGCGCGCTGCTACCGCGACGAGGACTTCCGCGCCGACCGGCAGCCCGAGTTCACCCAGCTCGACATCGAGATGAGCTTCGTCGACCAGGACGACGTGATCGCGCTCGCCGAGCAGATCATGGCCGCCTGCTGGGAGCTGATCGGCGTCGAGATGAGCCTGCCGCTGCCGCGGATGAGCTGGCACGACGCCATGAACGACTACGGCTCCGACAAGCCCGACCTGCGCTTCGACCTCAAGATCCGGGAGCTGACCGACTACTTCAAGGACACCCCGTTCCGCGTGTTCCAGGCCGCTTACGTCGGCGGCGTGGTCATGCCGGGCGGGGCCTCGCTGCCGCGTCGCCAGTTCGACGCGTGGCAGGAGTGGGCGAAGCAGCGCGGCGCCAAGGGCCTCGCCTACATCACGGTCGGTGAGGACGGCACCCTCGGCGGCCCCGTCGCGAAGAACATCTCCGACGCCGAGCGTGACGGCATCGCCGCGGCGATGGACGCCAAGCCCGGCGACGCGATCTTCTTCGGCGCTGGCGCCCGCGAGTCGTCCCAGGAGTTGCTCGGCGCGGCCCGCCTCGAGATCGGTCGTCGCACCGGCCTGATCGACGAGGACGCGTGGAGCTTCCTGTGGGTCGTCGACGCGCCCATGTTCAAGTCGACCGCCGAGGCTGAGGCCTCCGGCGATGTCGCGCTCGGACACAGCAAGTGGACGGCCGTGCACCACGCGTTCACCTCGCCCAAGCCCGAGTCGATGGACAGCTTCGACACGGACCCCGGCTCGGCGCTCAGCTACGGCTATGACTTCGTCTGCAACGGCAACGAGGTGGGCGGCGGATCGATCCGTATCCACCGCCGCGACGTGCAGGAGCGGGTGTTCAAGGTGATGGGCATCACCGACGAGGAGGCGCAGGCCAAGTTCGGCTTCCTGCTCGACGCGTTCTCGTTCGGCGCTCCGCCGCACGGCGGCATCGCGTTCGGCCTCGACCGCCTTGTGATGCTGCTCGGCGGCTTCGACACGATCCGCGACGTGATCGCGTTCCCGAAGAGCGGCGGCGGATTCGACCCGCTGACAGAGGCGCCGGCCGAGATCTCGGCCCAGCAGCGCAAGGAGGCCGGCGTCGACTTCAAGCCGGAGCCGAAGAAGGACGAGGCCGCCCCGGAGGCACCCTCGAAGGCCTGA
- a CDS encoding NADPH-dependent F420 reductase, with translation MTQSRRLGIIGAGKLGTAIGRLALDAGYEVRIAGSPRQPMLALVIETVLPGARLLPEADVVADSDIVVLAIPFGKADSIDYGPLEGKIVVDAMNAWDAAGGHPDPTWDGTTSSLVRAHNPRMRLVKSLNHLGYSDLIADAHESGHPLRRAIAVVSDDAEARAEVANLVDRLGFDPVEADRSASRCIEPSSPIFGIPVGADELRAALDARPAT, from the coding sequence GTGACCCAGTCGCGCAGGCTCGGCATCATCGGCGCGGGCAAGCTCGGCACCGCCATCGGCCGGCTCGCGCTTGACGCAGGCTACGAGGTGCGGATCGCCGGGTCGCCCCGCCAGCCGATGCTCGCGCTGGTGATCGAGACCGTGCTGCCCGGGGCCAGGCTGCTGCCGGAGGCCGACGTGGTCGCCGACTCCGACATCGTCGTGCTGGCGATCCCGTTCGGGAAGGCCGACTCGATCGACTACGGGCCGCTCGAGGGCAAGATCGTCGTCGACGCCATGAACGCCTGGGACGCTGCTGGCGGCCACCCCGACCCGACCTGGGACGGCACCACCAGTTCCCTGGTGCGCGCCCACAACCCGCGGATGCGGCTGGTGAAGTCGCTCAACCACCTGGGCTACTCCGACCTGATCGCCGACGCCCACGAGTCCGGTCACCCGCTGCGCAGGGCCATCGCGGTCGTCTCCGACGACGCCGAGGCCCGCGCGGAGGTGGCGAACCTGGTCGATCGGTTGGGCTTCGACCCCGTCGAGGCCGATCGGAGCGCCTCGCGCTGCATCGAGCCGTCCTCGCCGATCTTCGGCATCCCGGTGGGCGCCGACGAGTTGCGCGCCGCGCTGGACGCCCGCCCCGCGACATAG